Genomic DNA from Candidatus Obscuribacterales bacterium:
AGGGCTAGACCCACACCCAACGTAATGCCCAGCGTCAGCAATCCATAGCGACGGCGACTGTAGAAAAAACCGTCTGTGACATCCTGGTCTGGGCCTTTGCGACTCCACCACCACCAGCCATAGGCACTAGCCACCAAGTAATAGACCTGTTCTAAGGCATCGGAGTAGAGCTGAATTTGGTAGAACAGACTCATGTACAGCAGGACGCTAAGAATGCCTACCGGCCAAGTCAACATATGTTTTTGGGCAATCAGCCACACCGACCCTAGGTAAAGAATGGTTCCAATCAGTTCGATGTAGCTCATGGGATAGCCCAGGATGGTAAACGCGATAGTGTTGATGCTTAGAAAATCAGTCATTGGCAACCTGGAAATGCTCTAGAAGATTATGGTACTTCTCAAATTGAGCAAGTATCCGTTCCACATATCCTATCCGGGTCTGTAAGTCGCCTCGCACTCTAAAGA
This window encodes:
- the pnuC gene encoding nicotinamide riboside transporter PnuC — translated: MTDFLSINTIAFTILGYPMSYIELIGTILYLGSVWLIAQKHMLTWPVGILSVLLYMSLFYQIQLYSDALEQVYYLVASAYGWWWWSRKGPDQDVTDGFFYSRRRYGLLTLGITLGVGLAL